A window from Theobroma cacao cultivar B97-61/B2 chromosome 3, Criollo_cocoa_genome_V2, whole genome shotgun sequence encodes these proteins:
- the LOC18606840 gene encoding uncharacterized protein LOC18606840, producing MVGIFSRFSVGRAGHRRSQSALEEREVMPPNPDVAASATAATATAHGIEVAVEFKPVEHPIEPLDNAQPIQCPLPEPSILNDGRIWKERVSASVIRRGDLPVMKDGDSLESEATGTKPRPTHSNRLILPSLSAPEHNFLNLLEECNASGI from the exons ATGGTTGGTATTTTTTCCAGATTTTCTGTTGGCAGGGCCGGTCATCGACGTTCCCAGAGTGCTCTT GAAGAAAGGGAAGTTATGCCCCCAAATCCGGATGTTGCAGCTTCAGCTACGGCTGCTACTGCTACTGCTCATGGGATTGAAGTAGCAGTTGAGTTTAAGCCAGTCGAACATCCGATTGAGCCTTTGGACAATGCCCAACCAATTCAATGCCCACTGCCTGAACCGTCAATTCTAAAT GATGGAAGAATCTGGAAGGAGCGAGTATCAGCTAGCGTAATAAGGAGAGGTGACTTGCCAGTTATGAAGGACGGAGACAGCCTTGAATCTGAAGCTACTGGAACAAAACCCCGACCAACTCACTCTAATCGCTTGATTTTACCTTCTCTGAGTGCCCCAGAACATAATTTCTTAAACCTCCTTGAAGAATGTAATGCATCTGGGATCTAA